In the Flavobacterium acetivorans genome, one interval contains:
- a CDS encoding amino acid permease produces MAFSSLFRKKTVEDILRQVEKNETDGHNTLGRYLTARDLTAFGIAAIVGAGIFSTIGKASSDGGPAVIFLFIFTALACSFAAFAYAEFASMVPVSGSAYTYSYVAFGELIAWIIGWALIMEYAIGNVTVAISWSDYFTGLLESGGIHLPQWVQMDYLSASNGFNDATALMQGGKSFENLSSGMQAAYVAWTTSPSIGSFHFVADLPALFIIILITTLVYRGMKESRNASNMMVIVKLSIILLVIAVGVFYVDTENWTPFAPNGVSGVLKGVSAVFFAYIGFDAISTTAEECKNPQRDLPRGMMWAIIICTILYVIIALVLTGMVNYSELNVGDPLAFVFHKLDLKWMSGIIAVSAVIAMASVLLVFQMGQPRIWMSMSRDGLLPKRFSKVHPKFKTPSYATIVTGFVVAIPALFLNLTIVTDLCSIGTLFAFVLVCAGVLVLQDKPNIPRGKFKTPYVNSKYVVPFMLIAGLYYAFAYNNKATTDFITNETQIFKATDIITSLNKEETKKVYDYLVGIETKKNTIEVLDLENLLSQYQQDDAKYASVVAGLPIDNKLKYESGFSLFKHKIPMWIFLITLVVLTFWSFRKNLSLIPLLGLVSCLYMMAELSVWNWIYFTIWLLIGLTIYFGFSRKNSKLNLMES; encoded by the coding sequence ATGGCATTTTCAAGTTTATTTAGGAAAAAGACAGTAGAAGATATTTTAAGGCAGGTTGAAAAAAATGAAACGGATGGTCATAATACGCTGGGAAGGTATTTGACAGCCAGGGATTTGACCGCTTTTGGTATTGCTGCGATTGTTGGTGCCGGAATTTTTAGTACAATTGGGAAAGCCAGTTCAGATGGTGGTCCAGCAGTAATTTTCTTGTTTATATTTACCGCTTTAGCCTGTAGTTTTGCTGCTTTTGCTTATGCTGAATTTGCTTCTATGGTTCCTGTTTCAGGGAGTGCCTATACCTATTCTTATGTCGCTTTTGGTGAATTAATTGCTTGGATTATTGGTTGGGCACTGATTATGGAATATGCAATTGGTAATGTTACAGTTGCCATTTCTTGGAGTGATTATTTTACGGGCTTGCTCGAAAGCGGGGGAATCCATCTCCCCCAATGGGTTCAAATGGATTATTTATCTGCTTCCAATGGATTTAATGACGCAACCGCTTTGATGCAAGGAGGGAAGTCCTTTGAGAATTTGAGTTCTGGTATGCAAGCCGCTTATGTTGCTTGGACTACTTCGCCATCTATTGGTTCTTTTCATTTCGTAGCCGATTTGCCAGCTCTATTTATCATTATTTTGATTACAACCTTAGTGTATCGTGGCATGAAAGAGTCAAGAAATGCTAGTAATATGATGGTTATAGTAAAATTAAGTATCATTCTTTTAGTTATCGCTGTGGGCGTGTTTTATGTAGATACTGAAAACTGGACTCCTTTTGCACCTAATGGGGTTAGCGGGGTTTTAAAAGGCGTATCGGCTGTTTTCTTTGCTTACATTGGTTTTGATGCTATCTCTACTACTGCTGAAGAATGTAAAAATCCGCAACGCGATTTGCCTCGTGGAATGATGTGGGCTATTATAATCTGTACGATTTTATATGTGATTATCGCTTTGGTATTAACCGGAATGGTGAACTACAGTGAATTGAATGTAGGTGATCCTTTGGCATTTGTTTTTCATAAATTGGATTTAAAATGGATGTCTGGTATTATTGCTGTAAGTGCCGTAATTGCCATGGCGAGTGTTTTGTTGGTTTTTCAAATGGGACAACCCCGTATTTGGATGAGTATGAGCCGTGATGGTTTATTGCCAAAACGTTTTTCTAAGGTACATCCAAAATTTAAAACGCCTTCTTATGCAACGATAGTAACTGGTTTTGTAGTGGCTATTCCAGCTTTATTTTTGAATTTGACTATCGTTACTGATTTGTGTAGTATTGGGACATTGTTTGCCTTTGTATTGGTTTGCGCCGGTGTATTGGTTTTACAAGACAAACCCAATATTCCAAGAGGAAAATTCAAAACGCCTTATGTGAATTCAAAATATGTTGTTCCTTTTATGCTAATTGCCGGTTTGTATTATGCATTTGCCTATAACAATAAGGCAACTACGGATTTTATCACCAATGAAACCCAAATTTTTAAAGCCACTGATATTATTACTTCATTGAACAAAGAGGAGACCAAAAAAGTGTATGATTATTTAGTAGGGATTGAGACTAAAAAAAATACAATTGAAGTTTTGGATTTAGAAAATTTATTAAGTCAATACCAGCAGGATGACGCAAAATATGCTTCGGTTGTGGCGGGTTTACCGATAGATAATAAATTAAAGTATGAAAGTGGTTTTAGCTTGTTTAAGCATAAGATACCTATGTGGATTTTCTTGATTACTTTAGTGGTACTTACATTTTGGTCTTTTCGTAAAAATTTATCTTTAATTCCTTTATTAGGTTTGGTTAGCTGTTTGTATATGATGGCTGAATTGAGTGTGTGGAACTGGATCTATTTCACGATTTGGTTGCTAATAGGACTTACAATTTACTTTGGCTTCAGCCGTAAAAACAGTAAACTGAATTTGATGGAGTCTTAG
- a CDS encoding UDP-2,3-diacylglucosamine diphosphatase encodes MKKRKVELVVLSDTHLGTFGSHALELNKYLSTIKPKILVLNGDIIDIWQFRKSYFPKTHLKVIQKIIGFASKGTKVYYITGNHDEMLRKFTDMSMGNFALVDKLVLEIDDKKAWIFHGDVFDASVNHAKWIAKLGGLGYDYLILLNRFVNWCLKKMGKEPYSFSKKIKAGVKKAVKHISDFEETATELAIEKKYDYVICGHIHEPKIIRKENKNGSTLYLNSGDWVENLTALEYNKKRWKLYNYQESNYIEEEENLFEMEDILNNKLIHSIINSK; translated from the coding sequence TTGAAAAAAAGAAAAGTTGAATTAGTAGTGCTTTCTGATACTCATCTGGGCACTTTTGGAAGTCACGCCTTAGAACTAAACAAGTATTTATCGACTATTAAACCCAAGATTTTAGTCCTAAATGGAGACATCATTGACATCTGGCAATTTAGAAAATCGTATTTCCCAAAAACGCATCTCAAAGTCATTCAAAAAATAATAGGATTTGCATCCAAAGGCACTAAAGTCTATTATATCACCGGTAATCACGATGAAATGCTTAGAAAGTTTACTGACATGAGTATGGGAAATTTTGCCTTGGTTGACAAGTTAGTCTTAGAAATCGATGACAAAAAAGCCTGGATTTTTCATGGTGATGTATTTGATGCTTCGGTGAACCATGCCAAATGGATTGCAAAACTAGGCGGATTAGGGTATGACTACTTAATTTTACTGAACCGCTTTGTGAACTGGTGTTTAAAAAAAATGGGGAAAGAACCCTATTCTTTTTCTAAAAAAATAAAAGCGGGCGTAAAAAAAGCGGTAAAACACATCTCCGATTTTGAAGAAACCGCTACTGAACTGGCCATTGAAAAAAAATACGATTATGTCATTTGCGGACATATTCATGAGCCAAAAATAATTAGAAAGGAAAATAAAAATGGCTCCACACTCTATTTAAACTCTGGAGATTGGGTCGAAAATCTAACCGCTTTGGAATACAACAAAAAGCGATGGAAATTATACAACTATCAGGAATCTAATTACATCGAAGAAGAAGAAAACTTATTTGAAATGGAGGATATTCTAAATAATAAACTGATTCATTCGATAATTAATTCAAAATAA
- the aroC gene encoding chorismate synthase encodes MAGNNYGTLYRITTFGESHGEALGGIIDGCPPGITIDLEAIQREMSRRKPGQSAIVTQRKEPDDVQFLSGIFEGKTTGTPIGFIIPNTNQKSDDYSHIKDNYRPSHADYVYEKKYGVRDYRGGGRSSARETASRVVAGAIAKQMLPEIKINAYVSAVGPITLDKPYQDLDFSKIESNPVRCPDEESAAIMEDYIREIRKQGDTVGGIVTCVIQNVPIGLGEPVFDKLHAELGKAMLSINAVKGFEYGSGFDGAIMKGSDHNDLYNTDGTTRTNLSGGIQGGISNGMDIYFRVAFKPVATIMQKQESLDNQGNITEMTGKGRHDPCVVPRAVPIVEAMAAIVLADFYLVNKTYSSTF; translated from the coding sequence ATGGCAGGAAATAACTACGGAACACTATATAGAATAACCACTTTTGGAGAATCGCATGGAGAAGCATTAGGCGGAATTATTGATGGTTGCCCTCCTGGGATAACAATAGATTTAGAAGCAATTCAAAGAGAAATGTCCAGAAGAAAACCAGGACAATCTGCAATAGTTACCCAACGAAAAGAACCGGACGATGTTCAGTTTTTGTCGGGAATTTTTGAAGGAAAAACAACTGGTACACCAATAGGATTTATCATTCCCAATACAAATCAAAAATCAGACGATTATTCCCATATAAAAGATAATTACAGACCAAGTCATGCCGATTATGTGTATGAAAAGAAGTATGGTGTTCGTGATTATCGAGGTGGTGGTAGAAGTTCAGCCCGTGAAACTGCCAGTAGGGTGGTGGCCGGTGCCATTGCAAAACAAATGTTGCCTGAAATTAAGATAAATGCCTACGTCTCTGCTGTAGGTCCGATTACGCTTGATAAGCCGTACCAAGATTTGGATTTTTCTAAAATAGAGAGTAACCCTGTTCGTTGCCCTGATGAAGAATCAGCTGCCATTATGGAAGATTATATTCGTGAGATTAGAAAACAAGGAGATACCGTGGGAGGTATTGTAACTTGTGTCATTCAAAATGTGCCAATAGGTTTGGGCGAGCCGGTTTTTGATAAACTTCATGCCGAACTGGGAAAAGCCATGCTTTCTATCAATGCCGTGAAGGGATTTGAATATGGAAGCGGTTTTGATGGAGCTATAATGAAAGGAAGTGATCATAACGATTTGTACAATACTGATGGTACTACAAGAACAAATCTTTCGGGTGGTATTCAAGGAGGAATCAGTAATGGTATGGATATTTATTTTCGAGTAGCATTCAAACCTGTAGCAACTATTATGCAAAAACAAGAATCACTGGACAATCAAGGGAATATTACTGAAATGACCGGTAAAGGTCGTCATGATCCTTGTGTAGTACCACGTGCTGTTCCTATTGTAGAAGCTATGGCAGCTATTGTCCTTGCCGACTTTTATTTGGTAAATAAAACGTATAGTTCTACTTTTTAA
- a CDS encoding dicarboxylate/amino acid:cation symporter translates to MHSTTVKKKSIFANLTTQILIAMVLGGILGIIIHNSVSVETATSFSNKIKILATVFIRLVQMIISPLVFTTLVVGIAKLGNVSAVGRIGGKALAWFFTASLISLLLGMFFVNILEPGVGLNLLNVDLTSATEVAAKTQSISFENFIEHIVPKSIFEAMATNEILQIVVFSIFFGLAAASIGDHAKPVVNALDKTSHIVLKMVNYVMNFAPIGVFGAIAGVFAVRDFQELAITYFKFFGSFLIGISSLWVILIVVGYIFLKSRMTLLLKRIVSPLIIAFGTTSSEAVFPKLTEELERFGVKDKIVSFMLPLGYSFNLDGSMMYMTFASIFIAQAYGVHLDMGTQMTMLLVLMLTSKGIAGVPRASLVVVAATCGMFDIPIEGIALILPIDHFCDMFRSATNVLGNALATSVVGKWEGDNEMLSEVSE, encoded by the coding sequence ATGCATTCAACAACAGTAAAAAAGAAATCTATATTTGCTAATCTGACCACGCAAATACTTATTGCTATGGTCTTGGGGGGGATTTTGGGAATTATTATTCATAATTCGGTTTCAGTAGAAACAGCAACATCATTTAGTAATAAAATTAAAATATTAGCTACAGTATTCATTAGATTAGTTCAAATGATAATTTCGCCCTTAGTATTTACAACGCTTGTTGTGGGTATCGCTAAGCTTGGGAATGTTAGTGCTGTAGGGAGAATTGGAGGAAAAGCATTAGCTTGGTTTTTTACTGCTTCTTTAATTTCTTTGTTGTTGGGGATGTTTTTTGTAAATATTCTTGAGCCAGGAGTTGGATTGAATTTGTTAAATGTTGATTTAACTTCGGCAACAGAAGTAGCTGCAAAAACACAGAGTATTTCCTTTGAAAACTTCATAGAGCATATAGTGCCTAAAAGTATTTTTGAAGCAATGGCCACCAATGAGATTCTTCAAATTGTTGTTTTTTCAATTTTCTTTGGTTTAGCCGCAGCTTCTATCGGAGATCATGCTAAACCGGTTGTCAATGCGCTAGATAAGACTTCGCATATTGTTCTTAAAATGGTTAATTATGTGATGAATTTTGCTCCTATAGGTGTTTTTGGAGCTATTGCTGGTGTTTTTGCTGTAAGAGATTTTCAAGAATTAGCGATCACTTATTTCAAGTTTTTTGGTTCTTTTTTGATAGGAATCTCTTCATTGTGGGTGATATTAATAGTAGTAGGTTATATCTTTCTTAAAAGCAGAATGACTTTGTTGCTAAAAAGAATCGTGAGTCCTCTTATCATTGCTTTTGGAACTACTAGTAGCGAGGCTGTTTTTCCAAAGTTGACCGAAGAATTGGAAAGATTTGGAGTAAAAGATAAAATAGTTTCATTCATGTTGCCGCTGGGTTATTCTTTTAATTTAGATGGAAGTATGATGTACATGACTTTTGCCAGTATTTTCATAGCTCAGGCTTATGGTGTTCATTTAGATATGGGGACGCAGATGACCATGCTTTTGGTTTTGATGTTAACCAGCAAAGGAATTGCGGGAGTTCCTAGAGCGAGTTTAGTAGTGGTTGCCGCTACTTGTGGGATGTTTGATATTCCAATTGAAGGTATTGCTTTGATATTACCAATTGACCATTTTTGCGATATGTTTAGAAGTGCTACAAATGTTTTAGGAAACGCTTTGGCAACATCAGTAGTTGGTAAATGGGAAGGGGACAATGAAATGCTAAGCGAAGTTTCGGAATAG
- a CDS encoding ATP-binding protein: MYNGIQIIFLILFSLNILSSQPATTNAMLSDKEILELIKQGSSSLHESKFEKSFETSRKALHHSYVSKDNYLIARSYNNIAANYQGLAEYDKAVFYFVKGLLYANRTNNDTIKSWLNNNLGNLYSFDKNQFSTGLKYYKKALWHSEKTNDSAQIYVTKLNLAWAYFYIGNFKEGEPYLKFINVQHKKYGKEKTAVALNMLNGMFYSHKNEYNKASSYFLKAIALGNQGNEKQDLSQAYSEYAKLLFKTGDFKKAYENMATFNKVNNELTDSKKLRKANLVGINLELDEYKRKVNTIESEKELQYQSLKKSRIIVVLFIIALSVLLLLFYTLYKSYSFKQKKNKELIIANKELSVAKENAEVASQQKSQFVSTISHELRTPLYGVVGITNMLLDEHKELANSPHLSSLKFSARYLLSLVNDVLQINKIEENRIVLENMTFNISDEINMIKNSLSFIAKNHDNKINVYIDPAIPEYLIGDKLRLSQILINLVSNALKFTKNGEVKIKVDLVKMAEKECSVEFNIEDNGIGIAKEDQDKIFDTFVQIGRKEIDYQGTGLGLAIVKRLLDLFNSSINLESEAGKGTKFTFVIKFEHDSAKSVEMINNIEVDLGTNQIFKILVVEDNKINQVIIRKIIEKQNSNCIIVSDGFTALEILDKDKFDVILMDINMPIINGFETTRRIRERGIYTPVIALTAFNKEEVTEEAISSGFDDIINKPFESEALFKTITYLLSRQESLSLN, encoded by the coding sequence ATGTACAACGGAATTCAAATTATTTTTTTGATTTTATTTTCCTTAAACATTTTAAGTAGCCAACCCGCTACAACTAACGCGATGCTTAGCGATAAGGAAATTTTAGAACTAATAAAGCAGGGTTCTAGTTCTTTGCATGAGTCTAAATTTGAAAAGTCTTTTGAAACCTCCAGGAAGGCTTTGCATCACTCTTATGTCAGTAAAGATAATTATCTCATTGCCAGATCCTATAATAATATAGCAGCCAATTATCAAGGTTTAGCCGAGTATGATAAGGCAGTTTTCTATTTTGTTAAAGGTTTGCTATATGCCAATAGAACTAATAATGATACTATCAAAAGTTGGTTAAATAATAATTTAGGAAACTTGTATAGTTTTGACAAAAATCAATTCAGTACAGGATTAAAATATTATAAGAAAGCTTTATGGCATAGCGAAAAAACAAATGATAGTGCTCAAATTTATGTAACCAAGTTAAACTTAGCTTGGGCTTACTTTTATATAGGTAATTTTAAAGAAGGAGAGCCTTATTTAAAATTTATTAATGTTCAGCACAAAAAGTATGGTAAAGAGAAAACAGCGGTAGCATTAAACATGCTCAATGGGATGTTTTATAGTCATAAAAATGAGTATAATAAAGCAAGTTCTTATTTTTTAAAAGCCATTGCATTAGGAAATCAAGGTAATGAAAAGCAAGATTTGTCCCAAGCCTATAGTGAATATGCAAAATTATTATTCAAAACAGGTGATTTTAAAAAGGCCTATGAAAATATGGCTACTTTTAATAAAGTAAATAATGAGCTTACTGATTCTAAAAAACTTAGGAAAGCTAATTTGGTAGGTATTAATCTGGAACTAGATGAGTACAAAAGAAAAGTCAATACTATTGAAAGTGAAAAAGAACTTCAATACCAAAGCTTAAAGAAATCAAGAATCATTGTAGTATTATTCATTATTGCTTTGAGCGTTTTATTATTATTGTTCTATACACTCTATAAGAGTTATAGTTTTAAACAAAAGAAAAACAAGGAGCTTATTATTGCTAATAAAGAGCTATCGGTAGCAAAAGAAAATGCAGAAGTTGCTTCCCAGCAAAAGTCCCAGTTTGTATCAACGATTAGTCATGAATTAAGAACTCCTTTATACGGTGTTGTAGGGATTACTAATATGCTTTTGGATGAGCATAAAGAATTGGCAAACAGTCCGCATTTGAGTTCACTTAAATTTTCTGCCCGGTATTTATTATCATTGGTTAATGATGTACTTCAAATCAATAAAATTGAAGAAAACAGAATAGTATTAGAAAACATGACTTTTAATATTAGTGATGAAATCAATATGATAAAGAACTCTTTGTCTTTTATTGCTAAGAATCATGATAATAAAATTAATGTTTATATTGATCCTGCAATTCCGGAATATTTAATTGGAGATAAATTAAGGCTTTCTCAAATTTTGATTAACCTGGTAAGTAACGCTTTGAAATTTACTAAAAATGGTGAAGTCAAAATAAAAGTTGATTTGGTTAAAATGGCAGAAAAAGAATGTAGTGTTGAATTCAATATTGAAGACAACGGTATTGGTATTGCCAAAGAGGATCAAGATAAAATCTTTGATACATTCGTACAAATTGGCAGAAAGGAAATAGATTATCAGGGTACTGGATTAGGTTTAGCAATTGTTAAACGATTATTAGACTTGTTTAATAGTTCTATTAATCTTGAAAGCGAGGCCGGGAAAGGAACTAAATTTACTTTTGTCATAAAATTTGAACATGACTCTGCTAAATCAGTTGAAATGATTAATAATATAGAGGTTGATTTAGGAACAAACCAAATTTTTAAAATTTTAGTGGTTGAAGACAATAAAATCAATCAAGTTATTATTAGGAAAATTATTGAGAAGCAAAACAGCAATTGTATAATTGTCAGTGATGGATTTACAGCCCTTGAAATTCTAGATAAAGATAAATTTGACGTGATATTAATGGACATTAATATGCCAATAATTAACGGTTTTGAAACAACAAGAAGAATTCGTGAGAGAGGTATTTATACACCTGTTATTGCTTTAACGGCATTTAATAAAGAGGAAGTCACAGAAGAAGCGATTTCATCCGGTTTCGATGATATTATAAATAAACCTTTCGAATCTGAAGCTCTATTTAAGACTATTACTTATTTATTGTCTAGACAGGAATCTCTTTCTTTAAACTAA
- a CDS encoding Hsp20/alpha crystallin family protein — METPAKKNGFVPIVNTFFDDFLSKDLTDWSGKNFSSLGGNLPSVNLKETDKKIEVELAAPGLKKEDFKIEIDNNMLSISSEKKEEKEENRKKDNYYRKEFNYQSFNRAFSLPDYADENNVSANYKDGILHVEIAKKEGTTNKIAKTITVK; from the coding sequence ATGGAAACTCCAGCAAAAAAAAATGGTTTTGTTCCAATTGTAAATACTTTCTTTGATGATTTTCTATCAAAAGATCTTACAGATTGGAGCGGTAAGAATTTCTCTTCTTTAGGCGGTAATTTACCTTCAGTAAATTTAAAAGAAACAGACAAAAAAATTGAGGTAGAATTGGCCGCTCCCGGTTTAAAAAAGGAAGACTTTAAAATTGAAATTGACAATAACATGCTTAGTATTTCTTCTGAAAAAAAAGAGGAAAAAGAAGAAAATAGAAAAAAAGACAATTATTACAGAAAGGAATTCAACTATCAATCCTTCAACAGAGCTTTCAGTCTCCCTGATTACGCCGATGAAAACAATGTTAGCGCCAATTATAAAGACGGTATTTTACATGTAGAAATTGCAAAAAAAGAAGGTACAACTAACAAAATAGCCAAAACTATCACTGTTAAATAA
- a CDS encoding DEAD/DEAH box helicase: MLFEDLSLSKSIQKAVFEQGYTIPTPIQEQAIPLVLAGRDLVGCAQTGTGKTAAFAIPIIHQLHRIVGSSKKAKQIRALVVTPTRELAVQIGQNFDDYGKYTNLTQLTIFGGVSQNPQVDALKNGVDILVATPGRLLDLHKQGFIDLDHLHTLVLDEADQMLDMGFVNDVKKIVKLTPKNRQTLFFSATMPIAIRELAEMFLTDPETVTVSPVSSTAENVEQHVYFVEKTEKRNLLYHLIKNQDLSNILVFSRTKHGADNVVKALRKNNIAAEAIHGDKSQNARQRVLEAFKNKEVGVLVATDIAARGIDIDQLPFVINFDLPNIPETYVHRIGRTGRAGNGGVAISFCSKDEHGYWKDIQKLIKVDVKTINDHPYPWHSGSPETAPGGSTKPKNSNRSGGAHKSRKSSASKQNKKRWY, encoded by the coding sequence ATGTTATTCGAAGATTTATCGCTTTCAAAAAGTATACAAAAAGCCGTATTTGAACAAGGCTATACCATCCCCACTCCCATTCAAGAACAAGCAATTCCTTTAGTTTTAGCAGGAAGAGACTTAGTGGGTTGTGCACAAACAGGAACAGGAAAAACGGCAGCATTTGCCATTCCTATCATCCATCAATTACACCGCATTGTAGGTTCATCAAAAAAAGCCAAACAAATTCGTGCCCTGGTAGTTACCCCAACTCGGGAATTAGCAGTCCAAATTGGTCAAAATTTTGATGATTATGGAAAATATACCAATTTAACCCAACTCACCATTTTTGGAGGAGTTTCTCAAAACCCACAGGTTGATGCCTTAAAAAACGGGGTTGATATTTTGGTTGCAACACCGGGAAGATTACTTGATTTACACAAACAAGGTTTCATTGACTTAGATCATTTGCATACGCTTGTATTGGATGAAGCGGATCAAATGCTTGATATGGGCTTTGTAAATGATGTCAAAAAAATCGTAAAGCTAACGCCTAAAAACAGACAAACTCTTTTTTTCTCGGCAACCATGCCTATTGCAATAAGAGAACTTGCCGAAATGTTTTTGACTGATCCTGAAACAGTAACTGTTTCTCCAGTTTCCTCTACCGCCGAAAATGTAGAACAACACGTTTATTTTGTTGAAAAAACAGAGAAAAGAAATCTGTTGTACCATTTGATAAAAAATCAAGATTTATCGAATATATTGGTTTTTTCAAGAACGAAACACGGCGCGGACAATGTTGTAAAAGCATTACGAAAAAACAACATCGCTGCCGAAGCTATTCATGGCGATAAATCACAAAATGCCAGACAGCGTGTACTGGAAGCTTTTAAAAACAAAGAAGTGGGCGTTCTTGTAGCCACAGACATTGCCGCTAGAGGAATTGATATTGACCAATTGCCTTTTGTCATCAACTTTGACCTGCCAAACATACCCGAAACATACGTACACCGTATTGGTAGAACAGGACGTGCCGGAAATGGCGGAGTTGCTATTTCTTTTTGCAGCAAAGACGAACATGGTTATTGGAAAGACATCCAAAAATTAATAAAAGTAGACGTTAAAACCATAAATGACCATCCTTATCCGTGGCATTCAGGAAGTCCTGAAACTGCTCCTGGAGGATCGACTAAACCTAAAAATTCAAATCGCAGCGGCGGTGCTCACAAATCGAGAAAATCTAGTGCTTCCAAGCAAAATAAAAAACGCTGGTATTAA
- a CDS encoding formimidoylglutamase, which yields MEKLLRFTANDLAKITNHRSGEIKFGEKMITVPKDTDFISFLKSYEAKYVLLGIPEDIGIRANFGRPGAASAWDVAIKNIANIQHNRFCKGSQIIVLGQIDVYDEMKEVEHLDFNKTSDRTKLSQLVEKIDKEVSHAIFNIIKSGKTPIIIGGGHNNSYGNIKGTALAKGKAVNAINFDAHSDFRILEGRHSGNGFSYAYEEGFLKKYFIFGLHENYTSKSVLDIIKKKEDRVRYNTYDSLNIRKEKEFRQEMVNALEFIKTDSYGIEIDLDAIPNIASSAMTMSGFSVEELRQFISFFGKHKNASYLHICEGAPDLAEEKNNHLIGKLIGYLVTDFIKSNSSIE from the coding sequence ATGGAAAAGCTACTGCGTTTTACAGCTAATGATTTAGCGAAAATTACTAACCATAGAAGTGGTGAAATAAAGTTTGGAGAAAAAATGATAACGGTCCCTAAAGACACCGATTTTATTTCATTTTTAAAAAGCTATGAAGCCAAATATGTATTATTGGGAATTCCGGAAGATATTGGTATCAGAGCTAATTTTGGAAGGCCTGGCGCAGCATCAGCTTGGGATGTAGCCATAAAAAATATCGCAAACATTCAACACAATCGTTTTTGCAAAGGCAGTCAAATTATCGTTCTTGGCCAAATTGATGTTTATGATGAAATGAAAGAAGTAGAACATTTAGATTTCAATAAAACAAGCGATCGTACAAAATTAAGTCAACTGGTAGAGAAAATCGACAAAGAGGTCTCACATGCTATTTTTAACATTATAAAATCAGGAAAGACGCCTATAATTATCGGTGGCGGACACAACAACTCTTACGGAAACATAAAAGGGACTGCCTTAGCCAAAGGAAAAGCAGTTAACGCGATAAATTTTGATGCCCATTCCGATTTTAGAATTCTAGAAGGACGTCATAGCGGAAACGGATTTTCTTATGCCTACGAGGAAGGTTTCTTAAAAAAATATTTCATCTTTGGATTACACGAAAATTACACTTCCAAAAGTGTCTTGGATATTATCAAGAAAAAAGAAGATCGAGTACGTTACAATACCTACGACAGCCTGAACATTCGAAAAGAAAAAGAATTTCGCCAAGAAATGGTTAACGCATTAGAATTTATAAAAACCGATTCCTATGGAATTGAGATCGATTTAGATGCTATTCCAAATATTGCCAGTAGCGCAATGACGATGAGCGGTTTCTCTGTAGAAGAATTGAGACAGTTTATTTCATTCTTCGGCAAACACAAAAACGCTTCTTATTTACACATTTGCGAAGGCGCACCGGATTTGGCTGAAGAAAAAAACAATCATTTAATTGGAAAATTAATTGGGTATCTTGTTACTGATTTTATAAAATCCAACAGCAGCATTGAGTAA